In Streptomyces ambofaciens ATCC 23877, a single genomic region encodes these proteins:
- a CDS encoding GNAT family N-acetyltransferase, which yields MPHNAPRHLAEGPRVGIRHFTHEDGAEFTARARESKDLHHPWLFPPDSAEAYDAYASRLIEDPTKAGFLVCEKDTVKAGGGSIAGFVNINNIVQGGFLSGALGYGAFAHAAGRGLMREGLDLVVRHAFGPMRLHRLEINVQPGNAASIALARACGFHLEGFSPRMLFIDGAWRDHQRWAITAETVTSG from the coding sequence ATGCCGCACAACGCACCCCGCCACCTCGCCGAGGGCCCTCGCGTGGGCATACGGCACTTCACCCACGAGGACGGCGCCGAGTTCACCGCCCGGGCCCGGGAGAGCAAGGACCTGCACCACCCCTGGCTCTTCCCGCCGGACAGCGCCGAGGCGTACGACGCCTACGCGTCCCGGCTCATCGAGGACCCGACCAAGGCGGGGTTCCTGGTGTGCGAGAAGGACACTGTGAAAGCCGGCGGCGGCTCGATCGCGGGGTTCGTCAACATCAACAACATCGTCCAGGGCGGCTTCCTCAGCGGCGCGCTCGGCTACGGCGCCTTCGCGCACGCGGCGGGGCGCGGGCTGATGCGGGAGGGACTGGACCTCGTCGTGCGCCACGCCTTCGGGCCGATGCGGCTGCACCGGCTGGAGATCAACGTGCAGCCGGGCAACGCGGCCTCGATCGCCCTGGCCCGCGCCTGCGGCTTCCACCTGGAGGGCTTCTCGCCGCGGATGCTCTTCATCGACGGGGCCTGGCGGGACCATCAGCGCTGGGCGATCACCGCCGAGACCGTGACCTCCGGTTGA
- a CDS encoding DUF6204 family protein, whose product MSEQHTYRVIVRGTWEGLTGQARDRLLAEAADHGMASMRFTEEGSLSYEPAPLKHFSMRYVVVSDAADGEEMAGAIAEDRAETTLRGLGYGFRELRSTVTDLDTMKINRRSRSRR is encoded by the coding sequence GTGAGCGAGCAGCACACCTACCGGGTGATCGTCCGGGGGACCTGGGAGGGGCTGACCGGACAGGCCCGTGACCGGTTGCTGGCCGAGGCCGCCGACCACGGGATGGCGAGTATGCGGTTCACCGAGGAGGGCTCCCTGTCCTACGAGCCCGCGCCGCTGAAGCACTTCTCGATGCGCTACGTCGTGGTGTCGGACGCCGCGGACGGCGAGGAGATGGCGGGCGCGATCGCCGAGGACCGGGCGGAGACCACCCTGCGCGGGCTCGGCTACGGGTTCCGGGAGCTGCGGTCGACGGTGACGGACCTCGACACGATGAAGATCAACCGGAGGTCACGGTCTCGGCGGTGA
- a CDS encoding DUF5107 domain-containing protein, translating into MTTIRREVLTLPAAPLGPDNPLPPLRPLDEAHRIDERDRAGLPRDMARQVGHEPLRSLLPLRVRDGYDRVREDREFDALVIENDRLRATVLPGLGGRVASLHHKPTDRELLYVNPVFQPANFALNGAWYSGGIEWNIGATGHTTLSCSPVHAARVPAPDGGEMLRLWEWERLRDLPFQVDLWLPEGSDFLYVGARIRNPHERPAATYWWSNIAVPEERRVLAPADEAWLFGYERRLRRVPVPAHDGADRTYPKNSRYPADWFYEVPEGRRRWIAALDEAGHGLVQTSTDVLRGRKLFVWGTGPGGRRWQEWLTEPGTGGYCEIQAGLARTQLEHVRLEAESEVSWLEAYGPLDASPEGEWHAVLREAEDRLETALPRADVEAAYAAWQPYADAEPGESLAAGSGWGALEVLRAGWKLPGTPFAESTLGEEQRPWLELLRAGALPEPEGREAPGGTLVARPWRDMLETTAATPLAEYHLGVAQWHGGDRAQAVRSWERGLKTADAGWPLLRCLAVADQEDGHHERAADRYAAAFDDLCEQPWDEPGASGGSSGGDDRAAVTAALGREAIEALLAAGRTADARAVYERLRPETRARGRFRLTEAALLVAEGRHGEARAVFDEGFEVADLREGDEVIGRLWARLGDQPLPARHDFRMRPDGE; encoded by the coding sequence GTGACGACGATCCGACGTGAGGTACTGACCCTGCCCGCCGCGCCGCTGGGACCGGACAACCCCCTGCCGCCGCTGCGCCCCCTGGACGAGGCCCACCGCATCGACGAGCGCGACCGGGCCGGCCTGCCCCGCGACATGGCCCGCCAGGTCGGCCACGAGCCGCTGCGCAGCCTGCTGCCCCTGCGGGTCAGGGACGGCTACGACCGGGTGCGGGAAGACCGGGAGTTCGACGCCCTCGTCATCGAGAACGACCGGCTGCGGGCCACCGTCCTGCCCGGTCTCGGCGGTCGCGTCGCCTCCCTCCACCACAAGCCGACCGACCGCGAACTCCTCTACGTCAACCCCGTGTTCCAACCCGCCAACTTCGCCCTCAACGGGGCCTGGTACTCCGGCGGCATCGAATGGAACATCGGCGCCACCGGGCACACCACCCTCTCCTGCTCGCCCGTGCACGCCGCCCGCGTGCCCGCCCCCGACGGCGGGGAGATGCTGCGCCTGTGGGAGTGGGAGCGGCTGCGCGACCTGCCCTTCCAGGTCGACCTGTGGCTGCCGGAGGGCTCGGACTTCCTGTACGTCGGCGCCCGGATCCGCAACCCGCACGAGCGCCCGGCGGCGACGTACTGGTGGTCCAACATCGCCGTCCCCGAGGAACGGCGCGTCCTGGCCCCGGCCGACGAGGCGTGGCTCTTCGGCTACGAGCGGCGGCTGCGCCGGGTGCCCGTGCCGGCCCACGACGGAGCCGACCGGACGTACCCGAAGAACAGCCGCTACCCCGCCGACTGGTTCTACGAGGTGCCGGAGGGCCGGCGCCGCTGGATCGCCGCGCTCGACGAGGCGGGCCACGGGCTGGTCCAGACGTCGACCGACGTGCTGCGCGGCCGCAAGCTCTTCGTGTGGGGCACGGGGCCCGGCGGGCGGCGCTGGCAGGAGTGGCTCACCGAGCCCGGCACCGGCGGCTACTGCGAGATCCAGGCCGGACTCGCCCGCACCCAGTTGGAGCACGTCAGGCTGGAGGCGGAGAGCGAGGTGTCCTGGCTGGAGGCGTACGGACCGCTCGACGCGTCTCCCGAGGGCGAGTGGCACGCCGTGCTGCGCGAGGCCGAGGACCGGCTGGAGACGGCCCTGCCGCGCGCCGACGTCGAGGCGGCGTACGCGGCCTGGCAGCCGTACGCCGACGCCGAGCCCGGCGAGAGTCTCGCCGCCGGGTCGGGCTGGGGCGCCCTCGAAGTGCTGCGCGCGGGCTGGAAGCTGCCCGGCACGCCCTTCGCGGAAAGCACCCTGGGCGAGGAGCAGCGGCCCTGGCTGGAACTGCTGCGCGCGGGGGCGCTGCCCGAGCCGGAGGGCCGTGAAGCGCCCGGCGGGACGCTGGTCGCCCGGCCCTGGCGGGACATGCTGGAGACCACGGCCGCCACCCCCCTCGCCGAGTACCACCTCGGCGTCGCCCAGTGGCACGGCGGCGACCGGGCGCAGGCGGTGCGCAGCTGGGAACGCGGCCTGAAGACCGCCGACGCGGGCTGGCCGCTGCTGCGCTGCCTCGCCGTCGCCGACCAGGAGGACGGCCACCACGAGCGGGCCGCCGACCGGTACGCCGCCGCCTTCGACGACCTCTGCGAGCAGCCGTGGGACGAGCCCGGCGCGAGCGGCGGGTCGAGCGGCGGCGACGACCGGGCGGCCGTCACCGCCGCGCTCGGCCGCGAGGCGATCGAGGCACTGCTCGCGGCCGGACGTACGGCGGACGCCCGCGCGGTGTACGAGCGGCTGCGTCCCGAGACCCGGGCCCGCGGCCGGTTCCGGCTGACCGAGGCGGCGCTGCTGGTCGCCGAGGGCCGGCACGGGGAGGCACGGGCCGTCTTCGACGAGGGGTTCGAGGTCGCCGACCTGAGGGAGGGCGACGAGGTCATCGGCCGCCTGTGGGCGCGGCTCGGCGACCAACCCCTCCCGGCCCGACACGACTTCCGGATGCGGCCGGACGGGGAGTGA
- a CDS encoding VOC family protein — protein sequence MDILGATLRIYVDDLEKAIPFYEGLAGGPALRFERGGVQVAAVGCFLLMSGPESQLEVLRKVAATIAVADVEETHRVLTSLGADVIAGPVPTPAGRNLIARHPDGAIYEYVDRRA from the coding sequence ATGGACATTCTGGGAGCCACCCTGCGCATCTACGTCGACGACCTGGAGAAGGCGATCCCCTTCTACGAGGGGCTGGCCGGCGGCCCGGCCCTTCGTTTCGAACGCGGCGGCGTCCAAGTCGCCGCGGTCGGCTGCTTCCTGCTGATGAGCGGACCCGAGTCCCAGCTCGAGGTGTTGCGCAAGGTGGCCGCGACGATCGCCGTGGCGGACGTCGAGGAGACCCACCGGGTCCTCACCTCCCTGGGCGCGGACGTCATCGCGGGACCGGTCCCGACGCCCGCGGGCCGCAACCTGATCGCCCGGCACCCGGACGGGGCGATCTACGAGTACGTGGACCGGCGGGCGTAG
- a CDS encoding phage holin family protein, with translation MDRMDHLEHLDKHLVDELAQVARETVRDELREQTRKQRRKATLYAASGAAALYAGAALALAVGLVLAIGLPGWAAALITAALLGVAAYLLRGAARPHSGHGAASAGDAASAPGGLGMPVPPKPPVAPDVPAAGMPAPGSAGRTAPRGDDTGSGAPHGRG, from the coding sequence ATGGACCGCATGGATCACTTGGAACACCTGGACAAGCACCTGGTCGACGAACTGGCGCAGGTGGCACGCGAGACCGTGCGCGACGAACTGCGCGAACAGACGCGCAAGCAGCGCCGCAAGGCCACGCTGTACGCCGCGTCCGGTGCGGCCGCCCTGTACGCGGGCGCCGCCCTCGCCCTCGCCGTGGGCCTGGTCCTCGCCATCGGCCTGCCGGGCTGGGCCGCCGCGCTCATCACGGCCGCCCTGCTGGGCGTCGCGGCCTATCTGCTGCGGGGCGCGGCCCGGCCGCACTCCGGCCACGGCGCCGCCTCCGCCGGCGACGCGGCCTCGGCGCCGGGCGGCCTCGGCATGCCGGTCCCGCCGAAGCCGCCCGTCGCCCCCGACGTGCCGGCGGCCGGCATGCCCGCACCGGGCTCCGCCGGCCGGACCGCCCCGCGCGGGGACGACACCGGCTCCGGTGCCCCGCACGGCCGCGGCTGA
- a CDS encoding LLM class F420-dependent oxidoreductase produces the protein MPEYGYFLSCEQYGPAELIEQARMAEQAGFQALWISDHYHPWNGEQGQSPFVWSVIGALSEAVSLPVETAVTCPTVRMHPAVVAQAAATSAVMTNGRFRLGVGTGEALNEHILGDAWPAAHVRLEMLEEAILIMRRLFTGEEVNHHGTHYTVENARLYTVPDEPVPIDISGFGPAATKLASRVGDGYITMMPDASMVEQYRKGGGGGKLVSGGTKVCYDTDRDAAVRTVHRLWANELLPGELGQVLPSPKHFEQAQTLVTEDMVRDNRVCGDDADEHVAELRGFADAGFDRVYVNQIGPDLRGFFDFYRTKVLPRLQGG, from the coding sequence ATGCCCGAGTACGGCTATTTCCTCTCCTGCGAGCAGTACGGTCCCGCGGAACTGATCGAACAGGCGCGCATGGCCGAGCAGGCCGGTTTCCAGGCACTGTGGATCTCGGACCACTACCACCCCTGGAACGGCGAGCAGGGGCAGAGCCCCTTCGTGTGGTCGGTGATCGGCGCGCTGTCGGAGGCGGTGTCCCTGCCCGTCGAGACGGCGGTGACCTGCCCGACCGTGCGCATGCACCCCGCCGTGGTGGCGCAGGCCGCGGCGACCAGTGCGGTGATGACCAACGGACGCTTCCGGCTCGGCGTCGGCACCGGCGAGGCACTCAACGAGCACATCCTCGGTGACGCCTGGCCCGCCGCGCACGTACGGCTGGAGATGCTGGAGGAGGCCATCCTGATCATGCGCCGGCTGTTCACCGGCGAGGAGGTCAACCACCACGGCACGCACTACACGGTGGAGAACGCCCGTCTGTACACCGTCCCGGACGAGCCCGTCCCGATCGACATCTCCGGCTTCGGCCCGGCGGCGACCAAGCTGGCCTCCCGGGTGGGCGACGGCTACATCACGATGATGCCGGACGCCTCGATGGTGGAGCAGTACCGCAAGGGCGGGGGCGGCGGCAAGCTCGTCAGCGGCGGCACCAAGGTCTGCTACGACACCGACAGGGACGCGGCGGTACGGACCGTGCACCGGCTGTGGGCCAACGAGTTGCTGCCGGGCGAGCTGGGCCAGGTGCTTCCCTCGCCGAAGCATTTCGAGCAGGCCCAGACCCTGGTCACCGAGGACATGGTCCGGGACAACCGGGTCTGCGGCGACGACGCGGACGAGCACGTCGCGGAGCTGAGGGGGTTCGCCGACGCCGGCTTCGACCGCGTCTACGTCAACCAGATCGGCCCCGACCTGCGCGGCTTCTTCGACTTCTACCGTACGAAGGTGCTGCCGCGGCTCCAGGGCGGCTGA
- a CDS encoding NAD(P)/FAD-dependent oxidoreductase → MSRPRIVIVGAGFAGYRTARTLSRLTRHQADITLLNPTDYFLYLPLLPQVAAGVLEPRRVTVSLSGTLPRVRLVLGEADGIDLDGHTVHYSGPEGGEGTLSFDRLVLAAGSVNKLLPVPGVAEHAHGFRGLPEALYLRDHVTRQVELAAAADDREECAARCTFVVVGAGYTGTEVAAHGQMYTDAQVRGHPMRTGMRPRWMLLDVAPRVLPEMDERLSRTAERVLRQRGVDVRMGVSVKEATHDGVLLTDGTSVGTRTLVWCVGVRPDPLVESLGLPVERGRLLVDPHLQVPGRPELFACGDVAAVPDLSRPGQYTPMTAQHAWRHGKVCAQNVAASLGIGERRAYRHRDLGFVVDLGGAKAAANPLGVPMSGPAAGAVTRGYHLAAMPGNRVRVAADWLLDAVLPRQAVQLGLVRSWSVPLESASPEVARVPGRTEPRSAAPGRGGPASEAAPSRPGDEPAGSRSGGEPARSRSGREPAKNHGGEPARNQPGGEPARNQPGGEPARNQPGGEPAKNRPGEVAPGKRSGDKAGSGRSAGGAPGKGRPPGAGTARATAQPRPGAEPGRPRPAGAAPGPVRSADMPADPGPEPPADQPPAGPDIAPGPVKRTDGRAVEGDS, encoded by the coding sequence GTGAGCCGACCCCGCATCGTGATCGTCGGCGCCGGCTTCGCCGGGTACCGGACGGCCCGCACCCTGTCCCGGCTCACCCGGCACCAGGCGGACATCACCCTGCTCAACCCGACCGACTACTTCCTGTACCTTCCCCTGCTGCCCCAGGTCGCCGCCGGAGTGCTGGAGCCGCGCCGGGTCACCGTGTCCCTGTCCGGCACGCTGCCGCGGGTCCGGCTGGTGCTCGGTGAGGCCGACGGCATCGACCTCGACGGGCACACGGTGCACTACAGCGGACCGGAGGGCGGCGAGGGCACGCTCTCCTTCGACCGGCTGGTGCTCGCCGCGGGCAGCGTCAACAAGCTGCTGCCCGTCCCCGGTGTCGCCGAGCACGCCCACGGCTTCCGCGGGCTGCCCGAGGCGCTGTACCTGCGCGACCACGTGACCCGGCAGGTGGAGCTGGCCGCCGCGGCCGACGACCGCGAGGAGTGCGCCGCGCGGTGCACCTTCGTCGTGGTCGGCGCCGGCTACACCGGCACCGAGGTCGCCGCGCACGGCCAGATGTACACCGACGCGCAGGTGCGCGGGCATCCGATGCGCACCGGCATGCGGCCCCGCTGGATGCTGCTGGACGTCGCGCCGCGCGTGCTGCCCGAGATGGACGAGCGGCTCTCCCGGACCGCCGAGCGGGTGCTGCGGCAGCGGGGCGTCGACGTGCGGATGGGGGTCTCCGTGAAGGAGGCCACGCACGACGGGGTGCTGCTCACCGACGGCACGAGTGTCGGCACGCGCACGCTGGTGTGGTGCGTGGGCGTACGGCCCGATCCCCTGGTGGAGTCCCTCGGTCTGCCCGTGGAACGCGGCCGGCTGCTCGTCGACCCCCACCTCCAGGTGCCGGGGCGGCCCGAGCTGTTCGCCTGCGGTGACGTGGCCGCGGTGCCCGACCTGAGCCGGCCCGGCCAGTACACGCCGATGACCGCGCAGCACGCCTGGCGGCACGGCAAGGTCTGCGCCCAGAACGTCGCCGCGTCACTCGGTATCGGCGAGCGGCGTGCCTACCGCCATCGTGACCTGGGGTTCGTCGTGGACCTGGGCGGCGCCAAGGCGGCCGCCAACCCGCTGGGTGTCCCGATGTCCGGCCCGGCGGCGGGCGCGGTCACCCGCGGCTACCACCTCGCGGCGATGCCCGGCAACCGCGTCCGGGTCGCCGCGGACTGGCTGCTGGACGCGGTGCTGCCCCGCCAGGCCGTCCAGCTGGGCCTCGTACGCTCCTGGTCCGTGCCCCTGGAGTCGGCGTCGCCGGAGGTGGCGCGGGTGCCGGGACGGACGGAACCGCGGAGCGCGGCGCCCGGACGAGGCGGCCCGGCGAGCGAGGCCGCGCCGAGCCGGCCCGGCGACGAGCCGGCCGGGAGCCGGTCCGGTGGTGAGCCGGCCAGGAGCCGGTCCGGACGTGAGCCGGCCAAGAACCACGGTGGTGAGCCGGCGAGGAATCAGCCCGGTGGTGAGCCGGCGAGGAATCAGCCCGGTGGTGAGCCGGCCAGGAACCAGCCCGGTGGTGAGCCGGCCAAGAACCGGCCCGGAGAGGTGGCCCCAGGCAAGCGGTCGGGCGACAAGGCGGGCAGCGGCCGGTCAGCCGGTGGGGCGCCGGGGAAGGGCCGGCCGCCCGGTGCCGGGACCGCCCGGGCCACCGCCCAGCCCCGCCCGGGCGCCGAGCCCGGCAGACCACGGCCCGCCGGCGCCGCGCCCGGCCCGGTGCGGTCCGCCGACATGCCCGCCGACCCCGGACCCGAACCCCCGGCGGACCAGCCGCCCGCCGGACCCGACATCGCCCCCGGCCCCGTCAAGCGCACCGACGGCCGTGCCGTGGAAGGAGACTCATGA
- a CDS encoding transketolase codes for MNTGELVDLGQQLRVDSVRASAAAGSGHPTSSMSAADLVAVLLANHLRYDFERPAHPGNDRLVLSKGHASPLLYSAYKAAGAIDDEELLTFRKLGSRLEGHPTPQRLPWVETATGSLGQGLPVGVGIALSGKRLDRTDYRVWVLCGDSEMAEGSVWEAAEHAGYEHLDNLVVIVDVNRLGQRGPTRHGHDLDAYARRFRAFDWHTIEIDGHDVDAVDRAYGEALSTKGQPTAIIARTLKGKGVQAVEDREGKHGKPLPEAEEAIAELGGPRDLTVRVQEPPAARALHSAGTGEIELPRYDLGDEVATRNAFGEALAALGTARGDVVALDGEVGDSTRAEYFAKEHPERYFECYIAEQQMVATAVGMAARGWVPFATSFAAFLTRAHDFVRMASISGSGINLVGSHAGVAIGEDGPSQMGLEDLAMMRAVHGSTVLYPCDANQTARLVAAMAGLEGIRYLRTSRGGSKVVYGPDEEFPVGGSKVLRSSDRDRLTVVAAGVTVHEALAAADALEQDGIQVRVIDLYSVKPVDRATLRQAAEDTGCLLTVEDHRREGGIGDAVLDAFCDGRPVPRLVRLAVETMPGSASPAEELRAAGIDADSVAAAVRMLVEQAIVP; via the coding sequence ATGAACACCGGTGAACTCGTCGACCTCGGACAGCAGTTGCGCGTCGACAGCGTACGGGCGTCCGCTGCCGCGGGCTCCGGCCATCCGACGTCGTCGATGTCCGCCGCGGACCTGGTGGCCGTGCTCCTGGCCAACCACCTCCGCTACGACTTCGAGCGCCCCGCCCACCCCGGCAACGACCGCCTCGTCCTCTCCAAGGGACACGCCTCACCCCTCCTCTACTCCGCCTACAAGGCGGCCGGCGCCATCGACGACGAGGAGCTGCTCACCTTCCGCAAGCTGGGCAGCCGCCTGGAGGGGCACCCCACGCCGCAGCGGCTGCCGTGGGTCGAGACGGCCACGGGGTCGCTCGGCCAGGGGCTGCCCGTCGGCGTCGGCATCGCGCTGTCCGGGAAGCGGCTGGACCGCACCGACTACCGCGTGTGGGTGCTGTGCGGCGACAGCGAGATGGCCGAGGGCTCGGTCTGGGAGGCCGCGGAGCACGCCGGGTACGAGCACCTCGACAACCTCGTCGTGATCGTCGACGTGAACCGCCTGGGCCAGCGTGGCCCGACCCGGCACGGCCACGACCTCGACGCGTACGCGCGCCGCTTCCGGGCCTTCGACTGGCACACGATCGAGATCGACGGCCACGACGTCGACGCCGTCGACCGCGCCTACGGCGAGGCACTCTCCACCAAGGGCCAGCCCACCGCGATCATCGCCCGGACGCTCAAGGGCAAGGGCGTCCAGGCCGTGGAGGACCGCGAGGGCAAGCACGGCAAGCCGCTGCCCGAGGCCGAGGAGGCGATCGCCGAACTCGGCGGTCCGCGCGACCTCACGGTCCGGGTGCAGGAGCCGCCCGCCGCCCGGGCGCTGCACTCGGCCGGCACCGGGGAGATCGAACTGCCCCGCTACGACCTGGGGGACGAGGTCGCCACCCGCAACGCCTTCGGTGAGGCGCTCGCCGCCCTCGGCACCGCCCGCGGCGACGTCGTCGCCCTCGACGGCGAGGTCGGCGACTCCACCCGCGCCGAGTACTTCGCGAAGGAACACCCCGAGCGGTACTTCGAGTGCTACATCGCCGAGCAGCAGATGGTCGCCACCGCGGTGGGGATGGCGGCCCGCGGCTGGGTGCCGTTCGCCACCTCCTTCGCGGCGTTCCTGACCCGTGCGCACGACTTCGTGCGCATGGCCTCGATCAGCGGCTCCGGCATCAACCTGGTCGGCTCCCACGCCGGCGTCGCCATCGGCGAGGACGGGCCCAGCCAGATGGGCCTGGAGGACCTGGCGATGATGCGGGCCGTCCACGGCTCGACCGTGCTGTACCCGTGCGACGCCAACCAGACCGCCCGCCTCGTCGCCGCGATGGCCGGGCTGGAGGGCATCCGCTACCTGCGCACCTCGCGCGGCGGGAGCAAGGTCGTCTACGGCCCCGACGAGGAGTTCCCGGTCGGTGGCAGCAAGGTCCTGCGCTCCTCCGACCGCGACCGGCTCACCGTCGTCGCGGCGGGCGTCACCGTGCACGAGGCCCTCGCCGCGGCCGACGCCCTGGAGCAGGACGGCATCCAGGTCCGCGTCATCGACCTGTACTCGGTCAAGCCCGTGGACCGGGCCACCCTGCGCCAGGCCGCCGAGGACACCGGCTGCCTGCTGACCGTGGAGGACCACCGCCGGGAGGGCGGCATCGGCGACGCGGTCCTGGACGCGTTCTGCGACGGACGGCCCGTGCCCCGCCTGGTCCGGCTCGCCGTCGAGACGATGCCCGGCTCCGCGAGCCCGGCCGAGGAACTGCGCGCCGCGGGGATCGACGCGGACTCCGTCGCGGCCGCCGTACGGATGCTCGTCGAGCAGGCGATCGTCCCGTGA
- the ligD gene encoding non-homologous end-joining DNA ligase codes for MSGGAVRTVRAGRHTVEVHRPDKVLFPAGDDGDGRAREYTKGDLVDYYRAAAPFILPHLRGRPLMLERHPDGVDGPRFMQKNTPEHYPDWIDRVEVGKEGGMVRHTVCDDTATLLYLADQAALTLHRWLSRRGQVDRPDRMVFDLDPAGDDFPAVREAARLLGELLDELKLPSGLMTTGSRGLHAVVPLDGRQHFDDVREFARDVAEVLAAAHPDRLTTAARKKDRGDRLYLDIQRNAYAQTAVAPLTVRARPGAPVATPLSWDQLDDPGLHARRWTIADAVDQARTQPWEGIMSRARALGPARRRLNALRG; via the coding sequence GTGAGCGGTGGCGCCGTGCGGACCGTCCGGGCCGGCCGGCACACGGTCGAGGTCCACCGGCCGGACAAGGTGCTGTTCCCCGCGGGCGACGACGGCGACGGACGTGCGCGGGAGTACACCAAGGGCGATCTGGTCGACTACTACCGGGCCGCGGCCCCGTTCATACTGCCGCACCTGCGGGGCCGCCCGCTGATGCTGGAGCGGCACCCGGACGGCGTCGACGGACCGCGGTTCATGCAGAAGAACACCCCGGAGCACTATCCGGACTGGATCGACCGGGTCGAGGTGGGAAAGGAGGGCGGCATGGTCCGCCACACCGTGTGCGACGACACCGCCACCCTCCTCTACCTGGCCGACCAGGCAGCCCTCACCCTGCACCGCTGGCTGTCCCGGCGCGGGCAGGTCGACCGACCGGACCGGATGGTCTTCGACCTCGACCCGGCCGGCGACGACTTCCCTGCGGTCCGGGAGGCCGCCCGGCTGCTGGGCGAGCTGCTGGACGAACTGAAGCTGCCCTCGGGCCTCATGACCACCGGATCCCGGGGACTGCACGCGGTCGTGCCGCTGGACGGCCGCCAGCACTTCGACGACGTACGGGAGTTCGCCCGGGACGTCGCCGAGGTGCTGGCCGCGGCCCACCCCGACCGGCTCACCACCGCCGCCCGCAAGAAGGACCGCGGCGACCGGCTCTACCTGGACATCCAGCGCAACGCCTACGCGCAGACCGCGGTCGCCCCCCTCACCGTCCGCGCACGGCCCGGCGCCCCCGTCGCGACGCCCCTCTCCTGGGACCAGCTCGACGACCCCGGGCTGCACGCCCGCCGCTGGACGATCGCGGACGCCGTCGACCAGGCCCGCACCCAGCCCTGGGAGGGGATCATGAGCCGCGCCCGGGCGCTCGGCCCCGCCCGGCGACGGCTGAACGCCCTGCGCGGCTGA
- a CDS encoding gas vesicle protein encodes MANTNNTSESQDSQQSSQESQKTQQSQKSRNTQKSQETQETRRPRPMEILREARAQLAELTGMTAESVSSFEQTEEGWALEVEVLELERVPDTMSLMASYQVELDPDGQLTGYRRVRRYERGRADTRGGR; translated from the coding sequence ATGGCGAACACGAACAACACATCCGAATCACAAGACTCGCAACAGAGTTCACAGGAATCACAGAAGACACAACAGTCACAGAAGTCGCGTAACACGCAGAAGTCTCAGGAGACACAGGAGACGCGTCGGCCCCGGCCGATGGAGATTCTGCGCGAGGCGCGTGCCCAGCTCGCCGAGTTGACCGGTATGACCGCCGAGTCGGTGTCGTCCTTCGAGCAGACGGAGGAGGGATGGGCGCTGGAGGTCGAGGTCCTCGAGCTCGAGCGCGTCCCCGACACGATGAGCCTGATGGCGAGCTACCAGGTCGAGCTGGACCCCGACGGACAGCTCACCGGCTACCGGCGCGTGAGGCGCTACGAGCGCGGCCGGGCGGACACGCGCGGCGGCCGCTAG
- a CDS encoding gas vesicle structural protein GvpA, with protein sequence MTVVPAQQTGGGGGSSGLYDVLELVLDRGLVIDAFVRVSLVGIEILKIDVRVVVASVDTYLRFAEACNRLDLEAGPRKDPGLPDLVGSITESGAKGKSKGALSGAAETISDAFKQARDEGGSERETASRPRARKSAPSRRKEEQE encoded by the coding sequence ATGACTGTCGTACCGGCACAACAGACCGGCGGCGGAGGCGGCAGCAGCGGCCTTTACGACGTGCTCGAGCTCGTACTGGACAGGGGGCTCGTGATCGACGCGTTCGTGCGCGTGTCCCTGGTCGGGATCGAGATCCTGAAGATCGACGTCCGTGTCGTCGTCGCCAGCGTCGACACCTACCTGCGCTTCGCCGAGGCGTGCAACCGGCTCGACCTGGAGGCCGGGCCGCGCAAGGACCCGGGCCTGCCCGACCTGGTCGGATCGATCACCGAGTCCGGCGCCAAGGGCAAGTCCAAGGGGGCGCTGTCCGGTGCCGCCGAGACCATCTCGGACGCGTTCAAGCAGGCCCGCGACGAGGGTGGTTCCGAGCGGGAGACCGCCTCGCGACCGCGGGCCCGCAAGTCGGCGCCCTCGCGCCGTAAGGAGGAGCAGGAGTGA